A genomic region of Dictyoglomus sp. NZ13-RE01 contains the following coding sequences:
- a CDS encoding glutamate mutase, with product MLGLFFDLGSTFTKVSAFDLDKCELIAKAKAPSTANIDITIGLNNALSEVFKQTGKKIEDFDVRRATSSAKGGLRIVAVGLVPDLTAEAAKRASLGAGAKVIKTYSYELSESDLDEIYRLKPDLIVLAGGTDGGNKYYPLINAKKLSSLDLDIPVIYAGNKDVADEVHRIFEKAKKEIYITENVMPEFGVLNITPVQSKIREIFLERLIISKGLDKAKKFVDSIVMPTPLAVLKACEKFSSLNGETMLVDVGGATTDVCSVASGKPTQSFVILKGLPEPYVKRTVEGDLGVRVSAYSLWEAVSEEVWKNLLGNLNSYREKVKFLSENTDFIPTKEEDIYFDHVLASVAIDIAVRRHVGHIEVVYSPMGSLYFQYGKDLTDVRALIGTGGPLIYNPYNLKSISFALFNPNEPFVLKPKNPDIFIDKEYILYAIGLISEIFPEKSDKLISKYIVRVSKEERSNDIKK from the coding sequence ATGCTGGGATTGTTTTTTGATTTGGGTAGTACTTTTACTAAGGTATCTGCTTTTGATTTGGATAAATGCGAGCTTATTGCCAAGGCTAAAGCTCCGTCAACAGCAAATATTGATATAACTATAGGATTAAATAATGCATTATCTGAAGTTTTTAAGCAGACAGGTAAGAAAATAGAAGATTTTGACGTGAGAAGAGCAACAAGTAGTGCAAAAGGTGGGTTAAGAATTGTAGCAGTTGGTTTAGTCCCAGATTTAACTGCAGAGGCAGCAAAAAGAGCCTCCCTTGGTGCTGGTGCAAAGGTGATAAAAACCTATAGCTATGAACTTTCGGAAAGTGATTTGGATGAAATTTATAGATTGAAACCTGATTTGATAGTTTTGGCGGGCGGAACAGATGGCGGAAACAAATATTACCCTCTTATTAATGCTAAAAAACTTAGTAGTTTAGATTTAGATATACCAGTCATTTATGCTGGAAATAAGGATGTAGCTGATGAGGTTCATAGGATATTTGAGAAAGCAAAAAAGGAAATTTATATAACTGAAAATGTAATGCCAGAATTTGGTGTATTAAATATAACACCTGTTCAAAGCAAGATAAGAGAGATTTTTTTAGAAAGATTAATAATATCAAAGGGATTGGATAAGGCAAAAAAATTTGTAGATAGTATAGTAATGCCTACTCCTCTTGCAGTACTGAAGGCATGTGAGAAGTTTTCAAGTTTAAATGGAGAAACAATGCTAGTTGATGTAGGTGGAGCTACCACTGATGTTTGTTCTGTTGCGTCTGGAAAACCAACTCAAAGTTTTGTTATTTTAAAAGGATTACCAGAACCTTATGTAAAGAGAACTGTCGAGGGAGATTTAGGGGTTAGGGTTAGTGCTTACTCGTTATGGGAAGCTGTAAGTGAAGAAGTATGGAAAAATTTATTGGGTAATCTCAATTCCTATAGAGAAAAGGTGAAATTTTTGTCAGAGAATACGGATTTTATTCCAACAAAAGAAGAAGACATATATTTTGATCATGTATTGGCTTCTGTTGCAATAGATATAGCAGTAAGAAGACATGTGGGACATATTGAGGTTGTTTATTCTCCTATGGGAAGTTTGTACTTTCAGTATGGAAAAGATTTAACTGATGTAAGGGCTTTAATAGGTACTGGTGGACCTTTAATTTATAACCCATATAATTTGAAATCAATATCCTTTGCCTTATTTAATCCAAATGAACCTTTTGTTCTTAAACCTAAAAATCCAGATATTTTTATTGACAAGGAGTATATATTATATGCAATAGGTTTAATTTCAGAAATTTTCCCAGAGAAATCTGATAAACTAATCTCAAAATATATTGTAAGGGTTTCAAAGGAGGAAAGGTCTAATGATATTAAAAAATAA
- a CDS encoding methylaspartate mutase subunit S yields MGEKTIVLGVIGADVHAVGLRVLDYALRNAGFDVVNIGVLSSQEDFIKAALETGARAILVSSLYGHAELDCQGFKEKLIEAGLENIILYIGGNLGVGQKDWKEVEEKFKQLGFHRVYPPKTLPDEVIEDLKKDLGLK; encoded by the coding sequence ATGGGAGAAAAGACTATTGTCCTTGGTGTTATTGGAGCGGATGTACATGCAGTAGGCTTAAGAGTTTTGGATTATGCATTAAGGAATGCGGGATTTGATGTTGTAAATATTGGGGTCTTATCTTCTCAAGAGGACTTTATCAAGGCTGCATTAGAGACAGGAGCAAGGGCTATATTGGTTTCTTCTTTATATGGACACGCTGAATTAGATTGTCAAGGTTTTAAAGAAAAATTGATTGAAGCAGGTTTGGAAAACATTATCCTCTATATAGGTGGTAATTTAGGTGTAGGGCAGAAAGATTGGAAAGAAGTAGAAGAAAAATTTAAGCAACTTGGATTTCATAGAGTTTATCCACCAAAGACACTGCCTGATGAAGTTATAGAAGATCTAAAAAAGGATTTAGGACTTAAGTAG
- a CDS encoding peptidase yields MLSRERLVNRFIEMVRIPSISFKEGEFSSYIKKEFERLNIRFKEDNAGKKIGSNANNLIGYLEGDGEPFFICAHMDTVTPGENINPIILDGNIITDGNTILGADDKAAISAILEAITALKEDNIKVKRAEIVFTIAEEVGLLGAKNLDFSLLNSKFGYVLDADGDLGTVITKAPYHSRFYINIYGKASHAGAEPEKGVNAILLASEFLLESRWGKLDEETTGNVGIIRGGRATNIIPDEVYLEGEFRSLDNNKVEACFDNLKNSLKKIELKQGKWELKREDLYKGYSIKDDEDVIKNINNVFKKLGIELKLKSTIGGSDANIFNEKGIKALNVGIAIENPHSVEEKVKIDNLFNLSKIVYELLKGE; encoded by the coding sequence GTGTTATCAAGGGAGAGATTGGTAAATAGATTTATTGAAATGGTAAGAATTCCAAGTATATCTTTTAAAGAAGGAGAATTCAGTAGTTATATTAAAAAAGAATTTGAAAGACTTAATATAAGGTTTAAAGAAGATAATGCAGGAAAAAAGATTGGAAGTAATGCAAATAATTTAATTGGCTATTTAGAAGGGGATGGGGAACCTTTCTTTATTTGTGCACATATGGATACTGTAACTCCAGGAGAAAATATTAATCCCATAATCCTTGATGGAAATATAATAACTGACGGAAATACTATTCTTGGTGCTGATGATAAAGCTGCAATTAGTGCAATTTTGGAGGCAATTACTGCTCTAAAAGAAGATAACATAAAAGTAAAAAGGGCGGAAATAGTATTTACCATAGCTGAAGAAGTTGGCTTACTTGGAGCAAAAAATTTAGATTTTTCATTGTTAAACTCAAAGTTTGGGTATGTTCTTGATGCAGATGGAGATTTAGGAACTGTTATAACAAAAGCTCCTTATCATTCAAGATTCTATATAAATATCTATGGAAAGGCTTCTCATGCTGGTGCGGAGCCTGAAAAAGGTGTGAACGCAATTTTACTTGCAAGTGAGTTTCTTCTTGAGTCAAGATGGGGTAAATTGGACGAGGAGACAACTGGAAATGTGGGTATTATAAGAGGAGGAAGAGCCACGAATATTATTCCAGATGAAGTTTATTTAGAGGGAGAGTTCAGAAGTTTGGATAACAATAAAGTAGAAGCTTGTTTTGATAATCTAAAAAATAGTCTTAAAAAGATTGAACTAAAACAAGGGAAATGGGAATTGAAAAGAGAAGATTTATATAAAGGGTATAGCATAAAGGATGATGAGGATGTTATTAAAAATATAAATAATGTCTTTAAAAAATTGGGAATTGAATTGAAACTCAAATCTACAATCGGTGGAAGTGATGCAAATATATTTAATGAAAAGGGGATTAAGGCATTAAATGTAGGAATTGCAATTGAAAATCCCCATTCTGTAGAAGAAAAAGTGAAGATAGATAATTTATTTAATCTTTCAAAAATAGTATATGAGTTGTTAAAAGGAGAATGA
- the murI gene encoding glutamate racemase → MGKKFGILDSGVGGLTVLKSLVDNSITRDVIYFADTKYFPYGIKPVDFIQKRVEDIVQFFIEQKVDEVIIACNTASSNAYEYLKSRFSIPIYSIVHSAILGLSNFKGEKIGVLATRRTKESGVYPYLIKKEYGNIEVFVESCSEGPLLDVIEMGIIDGEIVEKELNKCLKPLLDKGIDGLILGCTHLPFVAPVIKRNYPNLTIIDPSEEILRLVTKDDNKSEYYNIIIYVSDKEKEFQEIVHNLLKVDWKVERKDLERSELSVIKGEIGK, encoded by the coding sequence ATGGGTAAAAAGTTTGGGATCTTAGATTCTGGTGTTGGTGGACTTACAGTATTAAAAAGTCTTGTTGATAATAGTATAACAAGGGATGTTATCTATTTTGCGGATACAAAGTATTTTCCTTATGGTATTAAACCTGTAGATTTTATTCAGAAGAGAGTTGAGGATATAGTACAATTTTTTATAGAGCAAAAGGTAGATGAAGTAATTATAGCGTGTAATACTGCCTCTTCAAATGCTTATGAATATCTTAAATCCCGATTTTCCATTCCCATATATAGCATAGTTCATTCTGCAATTTTAGGTTTGTCAAATTTCAAAGGAGAAAAAATAGGGGTTTTAGCTACTCGTAGAACGAAGGAGAGTGGTGTATATCCATATCTAATTAAAAAAGAGTATGGGAATATAGAGGTCTTTGTAGAATCCTGTAGTGAAGGACCTCTTTTAGATGTTATTGAAATGGGAATAATAGATGGAGAAATTGTAGAAAAGGAACTAAATAAATGCTTAAAGCCACTCTTAGATAAAGGAATAGATGGACTGATTCTTGGTTGTACTCATTTACCTTTTGTGGCTCCTGTTATCAAAAGGAATTATCCAAATCTTACTATTATAGATCCATCTGAGGAGATTTTAAGATTAGTTACAAAGGATGACAATAAAAGTGAGTATTATAATATTATTATTTATGTGAGTGATAAAGAGAAGGAATTTCAAGAGATTGTTCATAATCTATTGAAGGTTGACTGGAAGGTTGAAAGAAAAGATTTAGAAAGGAGTGAATTAAGTGTTATCAAGGGAGAGATTGGTAAATAG
- a CDS encoding SsrA-binding protein yields MKKEKKVVAVNRRARHDYFILETYEAGIALTGTEVKSLREGKVSLVDSYADIKNGELWLYDLHISPYDKGNIYNHDPKRPRKLLMHKDEIAHLIGKIKEKGLTLIPLSIYFNNRGWAKVELGLAKGKKLYDKRRDLAEKAEKRELERAFKIKY; encoded by the coding sequence ATGAAGAAGGAGAAAAAAGTAGTTGCGGTAAATAGAAGAGCAAGACATGATTATTTTATTCTCGAAACTTACGAAGCTGGGATAGCTCTTACTGGAACAGAGGTGAAGTCCTTAAGAGAAGGAAAAGTAAGCTTAGTTGATAGCTATGCAGATATTAAGAATGGAGAGTTATGGCTTTATGATTTACATATTAGTCCTTATGATAAAGGAAATATATATAACCATGATCCAAAAAGACCGAGAAAATTATTGATGCATAAAGATGAGATAGCCCATTTAATTGGAAAAATAAAAGAAAAAGGCTTGACATTGATTCCTCTTTCTATATATTTTAATAATAGAGGATGGGCAAAAGTAGAATTAGGGCTTGCTAAAGGAAAGAAACTTTACGATAAGAGACGGGATTTAGCAGAAAAGGCGGAAAAAAGAGAACTAGAAAGAGCCTTTAAGATAAAGTATTAA
- the galE gene encoding UDP-glucose 4-epimerase GalE produces MEKKILVTGGAGYIGSHVVKDLLKRGYQVIVIDNLEKGHRSAVKTPYFYNIDLRDKKKLADFFSSNKIIGVLHFAAASLVGESMTNPYKYFENNILGGLNLLDCMVRNDVKYIIFSSTAAVYGEPIEIPIKEDHPTVPTSVYGASKLMFEDILKWYDRIYGVKFISLRYFNAAGADPEGELGEDHNPETHLIPLILKTALGLREYIEIYGTDYPTPDGTCIRDYIHISDLSYAHILALEALFNGKSSDYYNLGNSRGFSVKEVIRIAEKVVGRNIPVKEGPRRPGDPAVLIASSEKIKKDLGWEPKYKELEDIIKTAWNWFKNHPNGYSD; encoded by the coding sequence ATGGAGAAGAAGATTTTAGTAACTGGTGGTGCTGGTTATATAGGTAGTCATGTAGTTAAGGATTTATTGAAAAGAGGATATCAGGTTATTGTAATTGATAATTTGGAAAAAGGACATAGATCCGCTGTTAAAACTCCCTACTTTTATAATATAGATCTTAGAGATAAAAAGAAACTTGCTGATTTTTTTTCATCTAATAAAATCATCGGGGTGCTACATTTTGCAGCTGCAAGTTTGGTGGGGGAGTCTATGACAAACCCATATAAATATTTTGAAAACAATATATTGGGGGGATTAAATCTTCTTGATTGTATGGTTAGAAATGATGTAAAGTATATAATATTTTCTTCAACTGCAGCTGTATATGGAGAACCTATTGAAATTCCTATAAAAGAAGATCATCCAACAGTTCCTACAAGTGTATATGGAGCATCTAAATTAATGTTTGAGGATATTTTAAAATGGTATGATAGAATTTATGGGGTAAAGTTTATTTCTCTACGATATTTTAATGCTGCAGGTGCGGACCCTGAGGGAGAATTAGGAGAAGATCATAATCCAGAGACTCATCTTATTCCTTTGATTTTGAAGACTGCTCTTGGATTGAGAGAATATATTGAAATTTATGGCACTGATTATCCTACACCAGATGGTACTTGCATCAGAGATTATATACATATTTCTGATCTAAGTTATGCCCATATATTAGCCTTAGAAGCCTTATTTAATGGAAAAAGTTCTGATTATTATAACTTAGGAAATTCAAGGGGCTTTTCTGTAAAGGAAGTGATAAGAATAGCAGAAAAGGTAGTAGGCAGAAATATACCCGTAAAAGAGGGACCAAGAAGACCTGGAGATCCTGCAGTGCTTATAGCAAGTTCAGAAAAGATAAAAAAGGATTTAGGATGGGAACCAAAATATAAAGAATTGGAAGATATTATTAAAACCGCATGGAATTGGTTTAAAAACCATCCAAATGGTTATTCTGATTAA
- a CDS encoding lipopolysaccharide biosynthesis protein, whose product MDEEISLVELFQVIWKRRILIITLFILSVVIALVYSLLAPKIYSASAVILAPSEQSSGALQALASSLPISIGALGLSGIGANYIAILKSRSAAEYVFDKLKLDSYIEGKTREEKIENLRKSVRVNYNEKENTITITVEARDPKLSADIANSFISALDKIISSLNISSAKRERMFLEEQLKRVEKDLKQAEEKLKEFQEKNLLFDVDTEAKTIIDNLAKLYSDRESTEMSITLAKRNLTDLQNMLIRQANIQKSDILAITSLTETSTLANWREKLINQEIDLALLSLEYGPEHPKVAAVKASIEMTKKAMKDEIERLVKAIGNSSLDQLFQLQLSIIFNSAKKKALDEVISKYEKKLSNLPALGLELARLMRNVKVQETVYTLLTSQYEQAKVNEAKESITIQVVDYAIPPEKKSKPSTTLNVLVAGVSSVFLGIFLAFFLEFWVKFKEELKKAGV is encoded by the coding sequence ATGGATGAAGAAATTAGTTTAGTAGAATTATTTCAAGTTATATGGAAGAGAAGAATATTGATTATTACATTATTTATCTTATCTGTTGTAATAGCATTAGTATATAGCCTTTTAGCTCCCAAAATATATTCTGCATCAGCGGTAATTTTGGCTCCTTCTGAGCAGTCTTCTGGGGCTTTGCAAGCACTTGCCTCTAGTCTTCCTATAAGTATTGGAGCTTTAGGACTATCTGGCATTGGAGCAAATTATATAGCAATTTTGAAGAGTAGAAGTGCAGCAGAGTATGTATTTGATAAATTGAAACTGGATAGTTATATTGAAGGAAAAACTCGCGAAGAGAAGATAGAAAATTTAAGAAAGAGTGTAAGAGTAAATTATAATGAGAAAGAAAACACAATCACTATAACTGTAGAGGCAAGGGATCCTAAACTTTCTGCAGATATTGCTAATAGTTTTATATCCGCATTAGACAAAATTATTAGTTCTTTAAATATTAGCTCTGCCAAAAGAGAGAGAATGTTTCTTGAAGAACAATTAAAAAGAGTGGAAAAAGATTTAAAGCAAGCGGAAGAAAAATTAAAAGAATTTCAGGAGAAAAATCTTCTTTTTGATGTAGATACTGAAGCAAAAACAATAATTGATAATTTGGCAAAATTATATTCTGATAGAGAATCAACTGAAATGTCTATAACTCTTGCAAAAAGAAATCTCACCGATTTACAAAACATGCTTATAAGACAGGCAAATATCCAGAAGAGTGATATATTAGCTATCACTTCCTTAACTGAAACTTCTACCTTGGCAAATTGGAGAGAAAAGTTAATTAATCAGGAAATTGATTTGGCGTTGCTTTCCTTAGAGTATGGTCCTGAGCATCCAAAAGTTGCAGCAGTAAAGGCAAGTATAGAGATGACAAAGAAGGCTATGAAAGATGAAATAGAAAGATTAGTTAAGGCAATCGGAAATTCATCTCTTGATCAGCTTTTCCAACTACAACTAAGTATTATATTTAACTCCGCAAAGAAAAAGGCATTAGATGAAGTAATTTCTAAATACGAGAAGAAACTGAGTAATCTTCCTGCTTTGGGGCTTGAATTGGCAAGGTTGATGAGAAATGTAAAGGTTCAAGAGACAGTGTATACTTTGCTTACTTCTCAATATGAGCAGGCTAAAGTAAATGAGGCAAAAGAGTCTATTACAATACAGGTAGTTGATTATGCAATACCTCCTGAGAAAAAGAGTAAACCTTCCACTACTTTAAATGTGCTTGTGGCAGGAGTAAGCAGTGTATTCTTAGGCATATTTTTAGCCTTTTTCTTAGAATTTTGGGTAAAGTTTAAAGAGGAATTAAAAAAGGCTGGAGTGTGA
- a CDS encoding polysaccharide biosynthesis protein: MRKIFFILICILLFFTPVFSQESKTTSIQQTPYFGPQVDPEKYILGPGDSLRLYLIKEKEPPEIYDLLVSPTGSISLPMVGNIKVADLTLNNALKEITRQLIKFYPKSIISIDLINPRSYKVFISGEVANPGTYILSALSRLDDLIKMAGGLRSSASVRGIQIKRGNKIIEIDYLQFLKNGDLTQNPYIEDGDLVYVPLMKKSVKIIGQVKSPGIYEIREGEKLLDVINMAGSLTVNADLFGGVIERQKENKREIIEIDLFKLLFEKDEKVNIALQDGDTIIVPTKVNRIYVLGYVSKPQAFTLVTSEGMALGESDIREGAKISEFISRAGGILPFGSQRKVQIIREGKVIKEVDLFKVLVKGDTNEEAIKLIPGDIIYVPLMEKSVKILGEVKAPGIYEIKKGEKIKDLIEMAGGFTVRADLKNVTLERYITETKKIINLDLTTLFTKGDETYNIELEDGDIVNIPVRME; encoded by the coding sequence ATGAGAAAGATTTTTTTTATCCTTATATGTATTTTGTTATTTTTTACTCCTGTTTTTTCTCAAGAGAGCAAAACTACATCTATACAACAGACTCCATATTTTGGTCCTCAAGTTGATCCTGAAAAATATATTTTAGGTCCTGGAGATAGTTTAAGACTTTATCTTATTAAAGAGAAAGAACCTCCAGAAATATACGACTTATTAGTATCCCCTACAGGTTCTATTTCTCTACCCATGGTTGGAAATATTAAGGTTGCTGATCTTACCCTAAATAATGCATTAAAGGAGATTACAAGACAATTAATAAAGTTCTATCCAAAAAGTATTATATCTATTGATCTCATTAATCCGAGAAGTTATAAGGTATTTATTTCTGGTGAGGTAGCAAATCCAGGAACCTATATCCTCTCTGCTCTAAGCAGGTTAGATGATTTAATAAAGATGGCAGGAGGTTTAAGGAGTTCTGCATCAGTTAGGGGGATACAGATAAAGAGGGGAAATAAGATAATAGAGATTGATTATTTACAGTTCTTAAAGAATGGAGATTTAACCCAAAACCCATATATTGAAGATGGAGATTTAGTATATGTTCCTTTGATGAAAAAAAGCGTAAAAATTATTGGTCAAGTGAAAAGTCCAGGGATCTATGAGATAAGGGAAGGGGAGAAGCTTTTGGATGTTATAAATATGGCAGGTTCTCTTACTGTTAATGCGGATCTATTTGGAGGAGTGATAGAAAGGCAGAAAGAAAACAAAAGAGAGATTATTGAGATAGATTTATTTAAGTTGCTTTTTGAGAAGGATGAGAAGGTAAATATAGCTTTGCAAGATGGTGATACTATAATTGTTCCTACAAAGGTAAATAGGATATATGTATTGGGTTATGTATCTAAACCACAAGCATTTACTCTTGTAACATCAGAAGGTATGGCTTTAGGAGAAAGTGATATAAGGGAAGGAGCCAAAATCAGTGAGTTTATTAGTAGAGCAGGAGGGATATTACCATTTGGTAGTCAAAGAAAGGTACAGATTATCAGAGAAGGTAAAGTGATAAAAGAAGTAGACTTATTTAAAGTCTTAGTAAAAGGTGATACTAATGAGGAGGCAATAAAATTAATTCCAGGAGATATTATATATGTACCTTTAATGGAAAAAAGTGTAAAAATACTTGGAGAGGTTAAAGCTCCTGGAATTTATGAGATTAAAAAGGGAGAAAAGATAAAAGATTTGATTGAGATGGCTGGAGGTTTTACTGTTAGAGCGGACTTGAAAAATGTTACCCTTGAGAGATACATTACAGAAACAAAGAAGATTATAAATCTTGATTTGACAACATTATTTACTAAGGGTGATGAAACTTATAATATTGAGTTAGAGGATGGAGATATAGTAAACATACCTGTAAGGATGGAGTAA
- a CDS encoding gliding-motility protein MglA, with product MAIVNFAEREITCKVVYCGPGLSGKTVNLQQIYKTVSPDRRGELVSLATETERTLFFDFLPLEVGTVQGFKLRFQLYTTPGQALYEASRKLILRGADGLVFVVDSQKERLEENIKIFESLKKELSYVGYKFEDIPFVFQYNKRDLPNISSIEELNSALNVDGKYPYFEAIAIENVGVMETLKAIMQLVLAKISKR from the coding sequence ATGGCTATAGTAAATTTTGCAGAAAGAGAAATAACATGTAAGGTTGTATATTGTGGTCCAGGTCTTTCAGGTAAAACGGTAAATCTTCAACAAATTTACAAAACTGTATCACCTGATAGAAGAGGAGAATTAGTGTCCTTAGCTACTGAAACAGAAAGAACTTTATTTTTTGACTTTTTACCTTTGGAGGTTGGAACTGTACAAGGTTTTAAATTAAGATTTCAATTATATACAACTCCAGGACAGGCATTATATGAAGCAAGTAGAAAGTTAATTCTAAGAGGAGCGGATGGATTAGTTTTTGTGGTAGATTCTCAAAAGGAGAGGTTAGAAGAAAATATTAAAATATTTGAATCTTTGAAAAAAGAACTTTCTTATGTGGGTTATAAGTTTGAAGATATTCCTTTTGTCTTTCAGTATAATAAGAGAGATTTACCCAACATATCCTCTATCGAAGAGTTAAATAGTGCTTTAAATGTTGATGGAAAATATCCATACTTTGAGGCTATTGCTATAGAGAATGTAGGTGTGATGGAAACATTAAAAGCTATAATGCAACTTGTTCTTGCTAAAATTAGTAAGAGATAA
- a CDS encoding MglB protein — protein sequence MDEREQLLSLIISLEDQEEIERYLGQFLNESKAKAALLVDKSGTVIGGKGTASQFDFVTISALAAGAFSATQELAKLLGEEEFSLIFHQGKRNHLHISHIEKQVLLLVIFDDSTTLGMVRLFAQKACQNLAEIIKKIREKQKELPQVEIQFGDVEDFFKK from the coding sequence ATGGACGAGAGAGAACAACTTTTATCGTTAATAATATCTCTTGAGGACCAAGAAGAGATAGAGCGGTATTTAGGTCAATTTCTGAATGAATCTAAAGCTAAAGCAGCACTCCTGGTAGATAAAAGCGGTACTGTTATAGGGGGTAAAGGTACAGCCTCTCAATTTGACTTTGTAACTATTTCTGCATTGGCAGCTGGTGCTTTTTCTGCAACTCAGGAATTGGCAAAACTCCTTGGTGAAGAGGAATTTTCTTTGATATTCCATCAAGGTAAAAGAAATCACTTACATATCTCTCATATTGAGAAACAGGTTTTGCTTCTTGTTATTTTTGACGATTCTACAACCTTGGGTATGGTAAGACTTTTTGCTCAAAAAGCATGCCAAAATCTTGCAGAAATTATAAAGAAAATTAGGGAAAAACAAAAAGAGCTTCCTCAAGTGGAAATTCAGTTTGGTGATGTAGAAGACTTCTTTAAAAAATAA
- a CDS encoding replicative DNA helicase: MMKKEEILGRVPPHNEEAEQAVLGSMLLSKEALIKVVDVLKPESFYYEHHSIIFSVIQDLHNRGYPVDLVSVTEELRSRQLLDKVGGSVYLASLLEVVPTSANVEYYMQIVQEKALLRKLISVGTEIVSLGYNETESIEYLVDKAEQLVFEIAETHQLRGPIALRELLARSFHQIETIHQTGKPYTGIPTGFWDLDRMTGGLQPSDLILVAARPGMGKTSFCLNIALNVALEEKRPVVIFSLEMSGFQLALRMLGSEAGIDIYRLRNGQVRENEWPKLANTFGKLANAPIYIDDTPNLNIIEMKARARRLKAERGLDLIIVDYLQLIRIGEKNKTEQQEISEISRGLKALARELEVPVIAVSQLSRAVEARADRRPQLSDLRGSGGLEQDADVVLFLYREGYYKTQIQEEEMNLPEEVEVIIAKQRNGPTGSVKLLFLKGSNAFRSISLRSED; the protein is encoded by the coding sequence ATAATGAAAAAGGAAGAGATTTTAGGAAGAGTTCCTCCCCATAATGAAGAGGCAGAACAAGCAGTTTTAGGATCTATGCTCCTTTCAAAGGAGGCTTTAATTAAAGTTGTTGATGTATTGAAACCAGAGAGTTTTTATTATGAGCATCATAGCATTATTTTTAGCGTGATCCAGGATTTACATAATAGAGGATATCCTGTAGATTTAGTCTCTGTAACAGAGGAATTGAGAAGTAGACAATTATTGGATAAAGTTGGAGGAAGTGTTTATTTAGCTTCTTTATTAGAGGTAGTACCTACATCTGCTAATGTTGAATACTATATGCAAATAGTACAAGAAAAAGCTTTGTTAAGAAAGCTTATTAGTGTTGGAACTGAAATTGTTTCATTAGGTTATAACGAGACAGAATCCATAGAATATTTAGTGGATAAAGCAGAACAGTTGGTATTTGAGATAGCAGAAACCCATCAATTGAGAGGACCTATAGCATTGAGGGAGCTTCTTGCAAGAAGCTTCCATCAAATAGAGACCATTCATCAAACAGGTAAGCCTTATACAGGGATTCCAACAGGTTTTTGGGATTTGGATAGAATGACAGGAGGGCTTCAACCTTCAGATTTGATTTTAGTAGCAGCAAGACCAGGAATGGGAAAGACTTCTTTTTGTTTAAATATTGCTTTGAATGTTGCTTTAGAGGAGAAGAGGCCTGTAGTAATATTTAGTTTAGAAATGTCCGGCTTTCAGCTTGCTTTGAGAATGTTGGGATCAGAAGCTGGTATAGATATTTATCGATTAAGGAATGGTCAAGTGAGAGAAAATGAATGGCCAAAATTAGCTAATACTTTTGGTAAATTAGCAAATGCCCCTATCTATATTGACGATACTCCAAACTTGAACATTATTGAGATGAAGGCAAGAGCCAGAAGATTAAAAGCAGAGCGTGGACTTGACTTAATAATAGTTGATTATCTGCAATTGATTAGAATTGGAGAAAAAAACAAGACAGAACAGCAAGAAATATCTGAGATTTCAAGGGGTTTAAAAGCACTGGCTCGAGAATTAGAGGTGCCTGTAATAGCAGTTTCTCAACTTTCAAGAGCAGTTGAGGCACGTGCGGATAGAAGACCTCAACTATCGGATCTTAGAGGTTCTGGGGGATTAGAACAGGATGCAGATGTGGTATTATTTTTATATAGAGAGGGATATTATAAGACCCAAATCCAAGAGGAAGAGATGAATCTTCCTGAGGAAGTAGAGGTGATAATTGCTAAACAGAGAAATGGTCCTACAGGATCTGTGAAGTTATTATTCCTAAAGGGATCAAATGCCTTTCGTTCTATAAGTTTGAGAAGTGAGGATTGA